A window of Paenibacillus sp. 19GGS1-52 contains these coding sequences:
- a CDS encoding copper amine oxidase N-terminal domain-containing protein, with protein sequence MGKKMSKVDADQGEWKMGSKIAVRGMSILLALLMLLTLLPAKTVQAAEVAKLQFSFKVGSTAATVNGKKIVIQQPFIENGTVMVPLGVFKKAFGSTVSLEEDNVVKVMYGPHTGAMTIGSLTAWKDGVKIKLTAPPHMVGDVLMVPLRYVAGVLGARISPGNGGELRVTLVPAESDEETPVENGIDSDVGKTRIGNSYFQWNMNYPSGLIVGDSGGNESVATFMSAENLYYLEVHATLQEVSVEPEEMLEQLVRDAEEGGETVLDRETFPQGPVPYARIVSKDTSGAIWESRQYYADGRLYEIYLTDDKAVNYKDLDKYNGLLNSFQPSFDTKDKKIRDLSTVVNGLRPAYNEDYGISLQIPANWSMDEQHLLFESNQGSQLNVKVTSAPSGSTLNTWSEELGAKTRESFVPTAYALKGSTMADVSGVQAQINEMQLNFGNGWATEYQVLLLKNGYRYYFQYMTPAGEEADKARFADILATIDIDFDLIKKNFGRLDVDDYTALKNKSITKISKTYSFVVDIPRLWTPYQDAFEMQNIEYRFTGGRFQIYANPEGSVEYAVNLLKDYYQNKNADPKGPRVESVVESTFAGQPATTLIVHQSKSGIPSLIKQIIFSKNEVVYTITLSLDDANATAEQQAILDQTLQSFRFTGDGS encoded by the coding sequence ATGGGCAAAAAGATGAGTAAGGTGGATGCGGATCAGGGGGAATGGAAGATGGGAAGTAAAATCGCAGTGCGGGGGATGTCTATTCTGCTGGCTTTACTAATGTTGCTGACTCTGCTGCCTGCAAAGACAGTACAAGCGGCAGAAGTTGCTAAGCTCCAATTCAGTTTTAAGGTTGGCAGTACTGCGGCTACAGTAAATGGGAAAAAAATCGTGATCCAGCAGCCTTTTATAGAGAATGGAACCGTAATGGTCCCCCTTGGTGTTTTCAAAAAAGCATTTGGCAGCACAGTTTCCCTAGAAGAGGATAATGTAGTGAAAGTCATGTATGGCCCGCACACAGGGGCAATGACGATTGGCAGCTTAACCGCTTGGAAGGATGGAGTCAAGATTAAGCTGACCGCACCACCGCATATGGTTGGAGATGTGCTGATGGTGCCGCTGCGTTATGTGGCAGGAGTGCTGGGAGCGAGAATTTCTCCAGGGAACGGTGGAGAGCTTCGGGTTACTCTTGTTCCCGCTGAGAGCGATGAAGAGACTCCAGTCGAGAATGGAATAGACAGCGATGTAGGCAAGACTCGAATAGGGAACAGCTACTTCCAATGGAACATGAATTATCCTTCTGGACTTATTGTGGGTGACAGTGGCGGAAATGAGAGTGTAGCTACTTTTATGAGTGCGGAGAACCTTTATTATCTGGAGGTTCATGCAACGCTGCAGGAGGTTTCGGTAGAACCTGAGGAAATGCTGGAACAGCTGGTTCGTGATGCAGAGGAGGGCGGGGAAACAGTTCTTGACCGGGAGACATTCCCGCAAGGTCCCGTTCCGTATGCGCGAATTGTTAGTAAAGATACCAGTGGAGCCATATGGGAAAGCAGACAATACTACGCTGACGGGAGATTATATGAGATTTATCTGACGGATGATAAAGCCGTTAATTATAAAGATCTCGATAAATATAATGGACTACTGAACTCCTTCCAGCCTTCTTTTGACACCAAGGATAAGAAAATTCGTGATCTTTCCACCGTAGTGAATGGCCTGCGTCCAGCCTACAATGAAGATTATGGAATTTCCCTGCAAATTCCCGCCAACTGGAGCATGGATGAACAGCATCTGCTTTTTGAAAGTAACCAGGGCAGCCAGTTAAATGTGAAGGTAACGTCAGCGCCCTCTGGTTCTACTCTGAACACCTGGTCAGAGGAACTGGGAGCTAAGACTCGCGAGAGTTTTGTCCCAACTGCTTATGCACTAAAAGGAAGCACTATGGCCGATGTATCCGGTGTGCAGGCGCAGATCAATGAAATGCAGCTTAATTTCGGCAATGGCTGGGCAACAGAATATCAGGTGCTGCTGTTAAAGAATGGTTACCGCTATTATTTTCAATATATGACACCTGCGGGTGAGGAGGCCGATAAGGCTCGATTCGCAGATATTTTAGCTACTATTGATATTGATTTTGACCTTATTAAAAAGAACTTTGGGCGGCTGGACGTGGATGATTACACCGCACTCAAAAATAAATCAATCACCAAAATATCCAAAACCTACAGTTTCGTCGTAGATATTCCGCGTCTCTGGACCCCTTATCAGGATGCCTTTGAGATGCAGAATATAGAATATCGTTTCACCGGCGGGCGGTTCCAGATCTATGCGAACCCGGAGGGGTCCGTAGAATATGCCGTGAATCTGCTCAAGGATTACTATCAGAACAAAAACGCTGATCCCAAGGGTCCGCGAGTTGAAAGTGTAGTAGAGTCAACTTTTGCCGGTCAACCCGCTACGACCCTTATTGTGCATCAGAGCAAAAGCGGCATTCCTAGCCTTATCAAGCAAATAATTTTCAGTAAAAATGAAGTGGTCTACACGATCACTCTTTCGCTGGATGATGCCAATGCTACTGCGGAGCAGCAAGCCATCCTCGACCAAACGCTGCAATCGTTCCGGTTTACGGGGGATGGGAGCTAA
- a CDS encoding U32 family peptidase, producing MNKQEIRRQDVELLAPAGDWECMRAAVANGADAVFFGVEKFNARARANNFRSDELPEIMAFLHSYGVKGFLTFNILVFENELLEAKELIDTCVDAGVDAVIVQDLGLVKMIREISPDFPIHGSTQMTITSPEAVEFTKPFSLERVVLGRENNLKQIRTIGEQARLPMEVFVHGALCVSYSGQCLTSEMWGGRSANRGECAQACRLPYDLMVDGVIKPMGDVTYLLSPKDLAAIDLMPELIEAGVTSFKIEGRLKSPEYVANVVSKYRKAIDRYFDGVWSEPSKEEMRELEQSFSRGFTHGFLDGTNNKMLVDGTFPKSRGVYMGTVEQILRDGVVCRIHAPLKRGDGIVFDAGDPAKKEEGGRVYDLRRKGVKLEGEAGEGWIVDIVAGRNDVDLRRLHVGDRIWKTNDPALDKALRQTYETEKPYRVFPVDIKVEGRVGELLATWWTDVQKNTTVRVDSELALEYAQKRPMDTALLEEQFGRLGGTVFQLGALESHLEGDVIVPMRELNSIRRRAVELLAGERPKPPVYVKREVEIYSDAAPRGVAGVPHGEAELTVLCRSLPQVQAALDAGVHSIYADFEFIKQFPAAVDAVRAAGASITLATPRIHMPGENGYHANILRLQPDAVLVRNTGALYYYLRSRMEHPDVVHPRLIGDFSLNIANHKAVSLFLEAGCDVVTPSYDLNIQQMVDLLGNSDTSRMEIVIHQHLPMFHTEHCVYCTFMSEGTDFTNCGRPCEEQRASLQDRIGMAHPVRVDEGCRNTVFNAVEQSGAEYLSNFREHGVSSFRVEFLEETPEQVAEVISLYSRALRGEISGTQVWKSLKATNQLGVTRGQLVNAK from the coding sequence ATGAATAAGCAAGAAATACGCAGACAAGACGTGGAGCTGTTAGCTCCGGCAGGTGACTGGGAGTGCATGCGTGCAGCGGTGGCGAACGGGGCGGACGCGGTCTTTTTTGGCGTAGAGAAATTTAATGCACGGGCTAGAGCGAACAATTTCCGCTCAGACGAGTTGCCGGAAATTATGGCGTTCCTGCACAGTTATGGTGTGAAAGGGTTCCTGACCTTTAATATATTGGTGTTCGAGAATGAACTGCTTGAGGCAAAGGAACTGATTGATACCTGCGTAGATGCTGGTGTGGATGCAGTGATTGTACAGGATTTAGGTCTGGTCAAAATGATCCGTGAAATCTCACCGGATTTCCCGATTCATGGCTCGACGCAGATGACGATTACTTCGCCGGAGGCGGTGGAGTTTACGAAGCCGTTCTCGCTGGAGCGCGTGGTGCTGGGCCGCGAGAACAATCTGAAGCAGATCCGTACGATTGGAGAGCAAGCCCGCCTGCCCATGGAAGTATTCGTGCATGGTGCGCTATGCGTCTCTTATTCGGGTCAATGTCTGACCTCAGAGATGTGGGGTGGACGTTCCGCGAACCGTGGCGAATGCGCACAAGCCTGCCGCTTGCCGTATGACCTGATGGTGGACGGAGTGATTAAGCCAATGGGCGACGTGACTTATTTGCTCTCACCTAAGGATTTGGCCGCGATTGATCTTATGCCGGAGCTGATCGAGGCGGGAGTAACCTCCTTCAAAATCGAAGGCCGGCTCAAAAGCCCGGAATATGTAGCCAACGTGGTTAGCAAATACCGCAAGGCGATCGACCGTTATTTTGACGGAGTCTGGTCAGAGCCGTCCAAAGAAGAGATGCGCGAGCTGGAGCAGAGTTTCTCCCGTGGCTTCACGCATGGCTTCTTGGACGGAACGAACAATAAAATGCTGGTGGACGGCACCTTCCCGAAAAGTCGGGGTGTCTATATGGGAACCGTTGAGCAAATTCTACGCGATGGCGTAGTCTGCCGTATTCATGCCCCACTTAAGCGGGGGGATGGTATTGTTTTTGACGCAGGCGATCCGGCGAAAAAAGAAGAAGGCGGACGCGTCTACGATCTGCGCCGTAAAGGCGTGAAGCTGGAAGGCGAAGCCGGAGAAGGTTGGATCGTAGACATCGTGGCTGGCCGCAACGATGTGGATCTGCGTCGCCTGCATGTCGGCGACCGTATCTGGAAGACAAATGACCCTGCGCTCGACAAGGCGCTGCGTCAAACGTACGAGACCGAGAAGCCGTACCGGGTCTTCCCGGTTGATATTAAGGTCGAAGGTCGCGTCGGCGAACTGCTCGCGACCTGGTGGACGGACGTGCAGAAGAACACGACCGTCCGTGTGGACTCGGAGCTTGCGCTGGAATATGCGCAAAAGCGCCCGATGGACACAGCGCTGCTGGAAGAACAATTCGGCCGCCTCGGCGGGACCGTCTTCCAGCTTGGCGCGTTGGAGTCGCACCTGGAAGGCGACGTCATTGTGCCCATGCGCGAGCTGAACAGCATCCGCCGCCGCGCGGTGGAGCTGCTTGCGGGCGAGCGCCCGAAACCTCCCGTCTACGTGAAACGGGAGGTCGAGATCTACAGCGACGCTGCCCCTAGGGGCGTCGCGGGTGTCCCGCACGGTGAAGCGGAGCTCACCGTGCTGTGCCGCAGCCTGCCGCAGGTGCAGGCTGCACTCGACGCCGGCGTGCACAGCATTTACGCCGACTTCGAATTCATCAAGCAATTCCCGGCAGCAGTCGATGCTGTGCGGGCTGCGGGTGCCAGCATTACGCTGGCGACGCCACGCATTCATATGCCGGGCGAGAATGGCTACCACGCCAATATTCTCCGCCTGCAGCCGGATGCGGTGCTCGTTCGTAACACAGGCGCGCTGTATTATTATTTGCGCAGTCGCATGGAGCACCCGGATGTCGTTCATCCGCGCCTCATAGGCGACTTCTCACTGAACATCGCCAATCATAAGGCGGTAAGTCTGTTCCTGGAAGCAGGCTGTGATGTGGTAACTCCATCATATGACCTGAACATCCAACAGATGGTCGATCTGCTGGGCAACAGTGATACATCACGCATGGAGATTGTCATCCACCAGCATTTGCCAATGTTCCATACAGAGCATTGCGTATACTGTACATTTATGAGTGAAGGCACAGACTTTACGAACTGTGGCCGCCCTTGCGAAGAGCAACGGGCTTCGCTGCAAGACCGAATCGGGATGGCTCATCCAGTCCGTGTAGATGAAGGCTGCCGCAACACCGTGTTCAACGCTGTTGAACAGTCGGGTGCTGAATATCTGAGCAATTTCCGCGAGCATGGAGTCTCCTCCTTCCGTGTCGAGTTTCTGGAAGAGACACCGGAGCAGGTGGCGGAAGTCATCAGTCTATATAGCCGTGCGCTGCGTGGCGAAATCTCCGGCACACAGGTATGGAAGAGTCTGAAGGCGACCAACCAACTTGGGGTTACACGCGGGCAACTGGTGAACGCCAAGTAG
- a CDS encoding nitrite/sulfite reductase: MAYDPIWTANPDKLSKFEFVKLEKDGLDVIRTIIEEYAINGYDSITAEDMDRFKWAGVYQQKPRDGHFMMRVRINTGIMTAAQARALAEIARLYGRELIDITTRQAIQFHWLRVENLPDIFKRLEAVSLYSYEACGDCPRTIVGNPLAGIDKHELMDTTELVEEINSFFVLNRDFSNLPRKFKMSISANIYNNAQAEINDLAYTPAVKIIDGNEVAGFHLMVGGGLSAKPHLAQKLDVFVRPEETLKVAIGVITLFRDHGYREKRHHARLKFLVADWGAEKFQEELIKLVGELPTRGEDKTVGWQAAYFDGIHPQRQEGLNYVGLNVPVGRLNTEELLQLAELAEVYGDGRLRTTMSKNIILSGIADDKLVALLQAPVLQRLSPTPPNFISRTVSCTGNEFCSLAIVETKKRAVSVAEYLDEHVELDELLRIHFIGCPNACGQKQVADIGLQGSLIKTPDGMIDAFDIAVGGTLGGGDLRPPAQFARPLKGRVKGDRVAPVLAQLISFYKEQRIPDENFHEFTERVGIPAIQEQLTAILAAEAS, translated from the coding sequence ATGGCTTACGATCCGATTTGGACGGCTAATCCAGATAAACTGAGCAAGTTTGAATTCGTTAAACTGGAAAAAGACGGTCTGGACGTTATTCGCACCATTATCGAAGAATATGCAATAAACGGCTATGACTCCATCACCGCTGAAGATATGGACCGTTTCAAGTGGGCGGGTGTCTATCAGCAGAAACCAAGAGATGGCCACTTCATGATGCGGGTGCGGATCAATACAGGCATCATGACCGCTGCGCAGGCGCGGGCACTTGCCGAGATCGCCAGATTGTACGGCAGAGAGCTCATCGACATCACAACCCGCCAAGCGATCCAGTTCCACTGGCTGAGAGTTGAGAACCTGCCGGATATTTTCAAACGTCTGGAAGCTGTTTCTCTTTATTCCTACGAAGCCTGCGGCGATTGTCCGCGAACGATCGTGGGCAACCCGCTGGCAGGTATCGACAAGCATGAACTCATGGACACTACGGAGCTTGTGGAAGAGATCAATAGCTTTTTCGTATTGAATCGTGACTTCTCTAACCTGCCGCGCAAATTCAAAATGTCCATCTCAGCCAATATTTATAACAACGCACAAGCGGAGATCAATGACCTTGCCTATACTCCAGCTGTCAAAATCATCGACGGAAACGAAGTTGCCGGCTTCCATCTAATGGTGGGTGGTGGACTGTCCGCCAAGCCGCATTTGGCCCAAAAGCTCGATGTATTCGTTCGGCCAGAGGAAACACTCAAGGTCGCCATTGGCGTCATTACCCTCTTCCGGGATCATGGATATCGTGAGAAACGGCATCATGCTCGCCTGAAATTCCTTGTTGCTGACTGGGGTGCGGAGAAATTCCAGGAAGAATTGATTAAGCTTGTAGGTGAGCTTCCGACACGTGGTGAGGACAAGACTGTCGGCTGGCAAGCTGCCTACTTCGATGGTATCCATCCGCAGCGACAAGAAGGGCTTAACTACGTTGGCCTGAATGTTCCGGTCGGACGTTTAAATACAGAAGAGCTGCTGCAACTGGCAGAGCTGGCTGAAGTTTACGGTGACGGCAGACTCCGCACCACCATGTCGAAAAATATCATTCTTAGCGGTATAGCAGACGATAAGCTTGTGGCCCTGCTGCAAGCGCCGGTCCTGCAGCGCCTAAGTCCAACGCCGCCAAATTTCATCAGCCGTACGGTATCCTGCACCGGCAACGAGTTCTGCAGTCTCGCTATCGTTGAGACGAAGAAACGTGCCGTCAGTGTCGCCGAATACCTCGATGAGCATGTGGAGCTTGATGAGTTGCTGCGCATTCATTTCATTGGCTGCCCTAATGCCTGCGGACAAAAGCAGGTAGCTGACATTGGCCTTCAGGGTTCACTGATCAAGACACCTGACGGTATGATTGATGCCTTCGACATCGCCGTTGGCGGTACGTTAGGGGGTGGCGATCTGCGCCCTCCGGCCCAATTCGCCCGTCCACTAAAAGGGCGTGTAAAGGGTGACCGTGTGGCACCCGTACTTGCGCAGCTAATCTCCTTCTATAAAGAACAACGTATTCCTGATGAGAACTTCCATGAGTTTACCGAACGAGTAGGCATCCCCGCTATTCAGGAGCAACTGACCGCAATTCTAGCGGCTGAGGCCTCCTAG
- the uvrA gene encoding excinuclease ABC subunit UvrA has protein sequence MAIENIVIKGARAHNLKNIDVTIPRDRFVVLTGLSGSGKSSLAFDTIYAEGQRRYVESLSSYARQFLGQMEKPDVDSIEGLSPAISIDQKTTSRNPRSTVGTVTEIYDYLRLLFARIGHPHCPDHGIEITSQTVEQMVDRITQYPEKTRLQILAPIISGRKGEHKGLFTDISKQGFVRVRVDGELRDLSEDIELEKNKKHTIEVVVDRIVIKDDVETRLTDSIETALKLSGGRILVDIIGQEELLFSSNFACPVCGFSIEELAPRMFSFNSPFGACTECDGLGMKMVVDPDLLIPDAEKSIAEGAFLAWTGSTSNYYPQFLKSVCEHFEIPQNVPVSSLTPEQMTKLLNGTGSEKIRFRYENDFGQKKDAMVAFEGIIPNLERRYRETASDGIREFIEGFMSAKPCHVCKGKRLKKEILAVTINDQNVADVTDLSIGDCLGFFEEIMLSEKETAIANLILKEIRSRLGFLVNVGLDYLSLSRAAGSLSGGEAQRIRLATQIGSSLMGVLYILDEPSIGLHQRDNERLISTLAHMRDLGNTLIVVEHDEDTMMAADYIIDIGPGAGIHGGQIIAQGTPAEIMNDPNSLTGDYLSGRKFIPVTSKRRPTDDRWLEIRGARENNLKNVNVKIPLGVFTAVTGVSGSGKSSLINEILYKSLARQLNKAVKVRPGLHKEIRGLEHLDKVIEIDQSPIGRTPRSNPATYTGVFDDIRDLFSKTNEAKIRGFQKGRFSFNVKGGRCEACRGDGIIKIEMHFLPDVYVPCEICKGKRYNRETMEVKYKGKNISDVLEMTVEDAVDFFQNIPRIHRKMQTLLDVGLGYIKIGQSGTTLSGGEAQRVKLASELYRRSTGKTLYILDEPTTGLHVDDIGRLLEVLHRLVDSGESVLVIEHNLDVIKTADYIIDMGPEGGSGGGTVLAVGTPEKIITVTESYTGKYLKPVLIRDTERTEALMLQTSQTV, from the coding sequence TTGGCGATCGAAAATATAGTAATTAAAGGCGCGAGGGCGCACAATCTCAAGAATATCGATGTGACGATTCCACGTGACCGCTTCGTCGTGCTGACGGGGCTGAGCGGTTCAGGCAAATCTTCACTCGCGTTCGATACCATTTATGCGGAAGGCCAACGGCGTTATGTCGAATCCTTGTCGTCTTATGCGCGCCAGTTTCTAGGTCAAATGGAGAAGCCGGATGTTGATTCTATAGAAGGTTTATCCCCGGCCATATCCATTGATCAGAAAACTACGAGCCGTAACCCACGTTCCACGGTAGGTACAGTGACGGAGATTTATGATTATTTGCGGCTGCTGTTTGCCCGGATTGGCCATCCTCATTGTCCGGACCACGGCATTGAGATAACCTCCCAGACCGTTGAACAGATGGTTGACCGGATTACGCAGTATCCTGAGAAGACGCGTCTGCAGATTCTGGCTCCGATTATTTCGGGGCGTAAAGGGGAGCACAAGGGTCTGTTTACCGATATTTCCAAGCAAGGGTTCGTCCGCGTTCGTGTGGATGGCGAGCTGCGTGATTTATCTGAGGATATTGAACTGGAGAAGAATAAGAAGCATACGATCGAAGTGGTTGTGGACCGTATTGTGATTAAGGATGATGTTGAGACACGTCTGACGGATTCGATCGAAACGGCGCTGAAGCTGTCGGGAGGCAGGATTCTTGTCGATATTATTGGCCAGGAGGAGCTGTTGTTCAGTTCCAATTTTGCTTGTCCGGTCTGCGGGTTCAGCATTGAAGAGCTGGCACCGCGTATGTTCTCTTTCAACAGTCCGTTCGGGGCTTGCACAGAGTGTGACGGTCTTGGAATGAAGATGGTAGTTGACCCGGATCTACTGATCCCGGATGCCGAGAAAAGCATCGCAGAAGGCGCATTTCTAGCCTGGACGGGCAGTACATCCAATTACTATCCGCAATTTCTGAAGTCGGTCTGTGAGCATTTCGAGATTCCACAGAACGTTCCGGTTAGCAGCCTGACCCCCGAGCAAATGACTAAGCTGCTGAACGGCACGGGCAGCGAGAAGATCCGTTTTCGTTATGAGAATGACTTTGGCCAGAAGAAGGATGCCATGGTTGCCTTTGAAGGTATTATTCCCAATCTGGAACGGCGTTACCGCGAGACCGCGTCCGACGGCATCCGTGAATTCATCGAAGGCTTTATGAGTGCCAAGCCTTGCCATGTCTGCAAAGGCAAACGTCTAAAGAAAGAGATATTAGCAGTGACGATCAACGATCAGAATGTTGCCGATGTGACGGATCTTTCTATTGGGGATTGCTTGGGATTTTTTGAAGAGATTATGCTGAGTGAAAAAGAGACAGCTATCGCTAACCTGATTCTCAAGGAAATTCGCAGTCGGCTCGGCTTCCTGGTAAATGTGGGGCTGGATTATTTATCGTTAAGTCGTGCAGCAGGTTCATTGTCTGGCGGTGAAGCACAGCGTATCCGCTTGGCTACCCAGATTGGTTCGAGTCTGATGGGAGTATTGTATATTCTGGATGAGCCTAGTATTGGCCTGCATCAACGGGATAATGAACGCCTTATCTCCACGCTGGCACATATGCGTGACCTTGGCAATACGCTGATCGTTGTGGAGCATGACGAGGATACGATGATGGCTGCTGATTATATTATAGATATCGGTCCAGGTGCTGGCATCCATGGCGGGCAGATTATTGCTCAAGGGACACCGGCAGAGATTATGAATGATCCGAATTCCTTGACTGGTGATTATTTAAGTGGACGCAAGTTCATCCCCGTCACCTCCAAACGGCGTCCTACCGATGATCGTTGGTTGGAAATCCGTGGTGCTAGAGAGAACAACCTGAAGAATGTGAATGTTAAGATCCCCCTTGGGGTATTTACCGCAGTGACAGGTGTATCCGGCTCCGGTAAATCCTCGCTCATTAACGAGATTCTGTATAAGAGTCTGGCACGGCAGCTGAACAAGGCAGTGAAGGTACGTCCGGGTCTCCATAAGGAAATCAGAGGGCTGGAGCATCTGGATAAGGTAATTGAGATTGACCAGTCGCCAATCGGACGCACACCACGCTCCAATCCGGCAACCTATACAGGGGTATTCGACGATATCCGTGATTTGTTCTCCAAGACCAATGAGGCCAAAATCCGCGGTTTTCAGAAGGGCCGGTTCAGCTTTAACGTGAAGGGCGGTCGTTGTGAAGCTTGCCGTGGAGACGGAATTATCAAGATCGAGATGCACTTTTTGCCGGATGTATACGTTCCTTGCGAAATCTGTAAAGGCAAACGTTATAACCGCGAAACGATGGAAGTGAAGTATAAAGGGAAAAATATTTCGGACGTCTTGGAAATGACGGTAGAGGATGCAGTAGACTTTTTTCAAAATATTCCACGTATTCACCGTAAAATGCAGACTCTGCTAGATGTCGGTCTCGGCTATATTAAGATTGGTCAATCGGGAACAACTCTGTCCGGCGGCGAAGCGCAGCGCGTGAAGCTTGCTTCCGAGTTATATCGCCGTAGCACTGGCAAGACACTCTACATTCTGGATGAACCAACAACAGGTCTGCATGTGGATGATATTGGTCGTCTGCTTGAGGTACTGCACCGCTTAGTAGACTCTGGCGAATCTGTGCTCGTGATTGAGCATAATCTGGATGTTATTAAGACAGCCGATTATATCATCGATATGGGACCAGAAGGTGGAAGTGGCGGGGGAACTGTACTGGCGGTAGGAACACCAGAGAAGATTATAACGGTTACGGAATCTTACACTGGCAAGTATTTGAAGCCAGTACTGATCCGCGATACGGAGCGGACTGAAGCTCTTATGCTGCAGACCTCGCAAACAGTCTGA
- a CDS encoding endonuclease domain-containing protein, with translation MTVEFEEAHQLLLDRHLTLRTGERRGRLQRGHSYAEKLFLHNVWWPLFGNFNDLHPEYEVYDWNRKSQFMDFAFLPPFGRFGLECDGFQSHIKDMDRERFSYSLNRDTFLAGMGWKVIHFSVDDVQNRPEICRMLLQMVVGPSLMRNSTTNPATPIEHELIRLAWNLGKSIRPKDVINRYEVDFRTARKWLQRMVVKGMLRPIIKNKYICAYEPVEGLSSKFF, from the coding sequence ATGACTGTGGAATTTGAAGAGGCGCATCAATTATTGCTGGATCGACACTTAACCCTTAGAACAGGGGAACGGAGAGGGCGTTTGCAGAGAGGACATTCGTATGCGGAAAAGCTATTTCTGCACAATGTCTGGTGGCCATTGTTCGGTAACTTCAATGATTTGCATCCGGAATATGAAGTGTACGATTGGAACCGGAAGTCGCAATTTATGGATTTTGCTTTCCTTCCGCCCTTTGGTCGCTTTGGGCTGGAGTGTGACGGGTTTCAAAGTCACATCAAGGACATGGATCGGGAGAGATTCAGTTACTCCTTAAACAGGGACACTTTTTTGGCGGGGATGGGCTGGAAAGTCATTCACTTCTCAGTCGATGATGTGCAGAACCGCCCCGAGATCTGCCGGATGCTGTTGCAGATGGTGGTTGGTCCTTCGCTGATGAGGAATAGTACTACAAATCCGGCTACTCCCATAGAGCATGAACTTATACGTCTGGCGTGGAATTTAGGGAAGTCCATCCGTCCCAAGGATGTCATAAATCGATATGAGGTGGACTTTCGTACAGCCCGCAAGTGGCTGCAGCGCATGGTTGTTAAGGGCATGTTACGACCGATTATCAAGAATAAATATATATGTGCCTATGAACCAGTGGAAGGACTCTCCTCGAAGTTTTTTTAA
- a CDS encoding S1C family serine protease, with the protein MGREKRRGKTGLSLLLCGILLSVGWGGDASALGFASTNGLQLSEGISGKVIKEFGVAASVSKLKNLVNSEDLVPQIIEATAPSVVGIIGKSAGEHSSGPDDRYNLTHGSGIIVKSNGWIITNAHVIKDLQNVVVVTSDAKKYSITESYADEYSDLALIKINAKSLKPAKFAAAAIDPLVGEKVIAIGTPISFSLRNSATVGVISGLNRKVDAAYRLIQSDTAINPGNSGGPLLNMKGEVLGINSLKYSAVGVENMGFAIPAATVQYIMNQLFKYGEVKRPSLGLELEESWSAIVGIPTGDPLKVTKVDAASARKAGITAGDDLYSIDGHRVTSLIDINELFKSYVPGATVRLLMQSDGDIVVRKLVLGQGDPLMGGEDSGADGDGQKDE; encoded by the coding sequence ATGGGGAGAGAGAAACGCAGGGGGAAGACAGGCTTAAGCTTATTGCTGTGCGGAATACTGTTGTCCGTAGGTTGGGGAGGAGATGCTTCAGCGCTTGGTTTCGCTTCTACAAATGGATTACAGCTCAGCGAAGGCATCTCAGGAAAGGTTATCAAAGAGTTTGGCGTTGCTGCATCAGTTAGCAAGTTGAAGAATCTAGTAAATTCTGAGGACCTAGTGCCACAAATTATAGAAGCTACTGCTCCATCAGTAGTTGGCATTATCGGTAAATCCGCGGGAGAACACTCTAGTGGACCCGATGACCGTTATAATCTAACCCATGGGTCTGGCATAATTGTCAAAAGCAATGGCTGGATTATAACCAACGCACATGTGATCAAGGATTTGCAGAATGTCGTAGTGGTGACCTCGGATGCCAAAAAGTACAGTATTACTGAGAGCTATGCAGATGAGTATAGCGATTTGGCGCTGATCAAGATCAATGCTAAGTCCCTGAAGCCAGCCAAATTTGCCGCAGCAGCAATCGATCCTCTGGTTGGAGAAAAGGTTATTGCTATTGGGACACCGATATCCTTTTCGCTAAGAAACTCGGCAACCGTAGGCGTTATTAGTGGACTTAATCGCAAAGTAGATGCAGCCTATCGGCTTATCCAGAGTGATACGGCGATTAATCCCGGCAATAGCGGGGGACCACTGCTTAATATGAAAGGTGAAGTGCTGGGAATTAACAGCCTGAAGTATTCTGCGGTTGGCGTGGAGAACATGGGCTTCGCTATCCCGGCTGCAACCGTGCAATATATTATGAATCAGCTGTTTAAGTATGGTGAGGTCAAACGCCCAAGTCTGGGTCTGGAGCTGGAGGAAAGCTGGTCCGCCATAGTGGGGATTCCTACGGGAGATCCATTGAAGGTAACCAAGGTGGATGCAGCATCGGCGCGAAAGGCAGGCATTACTGCGGGGGATGACCTGTACAGCATTGATGGTCACCGTGTCACCTCCTTGATTGATATTAACGAATTGTTCAAAAGCTACGTACCGGGCGCAACTGTCCGGTTGCTGATGCAGAGTGATGGCGATATCGTTGTCCGCAAGTTAGTGCTCGGTCAGGGTGATCCCCTGATGGGCGGAGAAGACTCTGGAGCGGATGGCGATGGGCAAAAAGATGAGTAA